CGGTCCTCATCAGGGTTGCAGAGATGCTGCGATCAACGGGTTGAAACAGCTGGGAGATATGGCAAGAGAGCTGGAGGTTGATACCTTTATTGTTCTGGATACCCACTGGCTGGTGAATGCGGCGTTTCATATCAATGGCAATCGTCGTAACGAGGGTGTTTATACCAGCCATGAGTTCCCACATTTTATTCAGAATCTGAGTTACGACTACAAAGGGAATCCTGAACTCTCTCAGAGTATTGCCGGAAAGGCAGTGGCTAAGGGTATTAACGTCATGTCTCACGAGGTACCCAGCCTTGATCTTGAATACGGCACCATTGTACCTATGCGCTACATGAACAAGCCGGGTGATATTAAAGTGATCTCCATTGCGGCCTGGTGTACACGACATGAGTTGGAAGACTCTCGGCGCGTAGGTGAAGCCATTGCGGAAGCCGTGAAAGAAAGTGACTCCCGCGTGGCTCTGCTGGCGTCCGGTTCTCTGTCGCACCTGATCTGGGAGAACAGAAAGGTTGATGACGGGTTGTTTACGATTTCCAGTGAGTTTAACAAGCAGATGGATCTGCGGGTGCTGGAACTCTGGCAGCAGGGAGACTTTAAAACCTTCCTGAAGATACTGCCGGAATACGCCGAGAAGTGTAATGGCGAGGGCGGTATGCACGACACTGCCATGCTGTTTGGCGCGCTGGGGTGGGATCAGTATGAAGGCAGAATCGAGACAATTACCCCTTATTTTGAAAGCTCGGGTACAGGGCAGGTGAATGTCCTGTTTGAAGTGTGAGCCGGTGATTCAGGAGT
Above is a window of Endozoicomonas montiporae CL-33 DNA encoding:
- the hpaD gene encoding 3,4-dihydroxyphenylacetate 2,3-dioxygenase; protein product: MGEIVLAAKITHVPSMIISEQPGPHQGCRDAAINGLKQLGDMARELEVDTFIVLDTHWLVNAAFHINGNRRNEGVYTSHEFPHFIQNLSYDYKGNPELSQSIAGKAVAKGINVMSHEVPSLDLEYGTIVPMRYMNKPGDIKVISIAAWCTRHELEDSRRVGEAIAEAVKESDSRVALLASGSLSHLIWENRKVDDGLFTISSEFNKQMDLRVLELWQQGDFKTFLKILPEYAEKCNGEGGMHDTAMLFGALGWDQYEGRIETITPYFESSGTGQVNVLFEV